The proteins below are encoded in one region of Halorhodospira halochloris:
- the pheT gene encoding phenylalanine--tRNA ligase subunit beta: protein MRVSEQWLRELVNPPLSSQQLAQALTMAGLEVDSVEPAAPQFQGIVIGEITSCAAHPDADNLQVCRVRIDQNAEQFEVVCAAPNARPGIRVPFAPVGAQLPDGREVEAAEVRGKKSSGMLCSAAELGLSDDHSGLLEITPDLPLGADLRVALDLDDTIFDIDLTPNRADCLGMTGVAREVSAITKTPFRGLQTINIGADRKDSVAVELASPADCSRYCGRVIRGINPQAPTPTWLRERLRRAGIRSVSAVVDITNYVMLELGQPMHAFDLNKLQPPIVVRRAQPNEKLELLGGEQNVELDEDVLVITDQSGPIAFAGVMGGAATAVNDQTQDIFLEAAFFNPATIAGRARRYGLHTDSSHRFERGVDFAAAAKASERATSLVCEICGGSPGPLDDTFDPSALPRRSPIKLRRQRLESLLGWSLDDPTVTSMLESLGTDPQQLDDGWRVQPPSWRFDLEREVDLIEEVARLYGYNSIPERPLQAPLHVASAPEQEIGPEQLKQTLVERGYYEAITYSFVDPALQQQIDPDSQALPLANPLSAELAVMRTTLWPGLLKAAQHNQHRQHERVRLFELGGVFYGDLDNLAQTSRLAGVCCGPLLKEQWDGSRRAADFFDVKADLEALLVRTGNMDEFTFVADTNPALHPGQSARIDMRGQPVGWIGTLHPAHATTLELSANTVLFEIDYSALAAARLPEFQAISRYPAVRRDIAVVVDNEISTDDLLRAARAQAGDLLVDLVLFDIYRGKGIPEGSKSVAMGLILQDYCRTLTEEDVERTTQAVLKHLQDEYQASLRGG from the coding sequence ATGCGTGTAAGTGAGCAATGGTTACGCGAGTTGGTCAACCCGCCACTCTCTTCGCAACAACTTGCCCAGGCGCTGACCATGGCAGGCCTGGAAGTCGACTCCGTGGAGCCTGCAGCTCCGCAATTTCAAGGCATAGTAATCGGCGAAATCACCTCCTGCGCCGCGCATCCTGATGCCGATAATTTGCAAGTTTGCCGAGTCAGGATCGACCAAAATGCGGAGCAATTTGAGGTTGTTTGCGCCGCCCCTAACGCTCGCCCCGGCATCCGGGTGCCTTTTGCTCCGGTAGGTGCTCAGTTACCCGATGGCCGCGAAGTGGAAGCTGCCGAAGTGCGCGGCAAGAAGTCATCCGGCATGCTTTGCTCAGCGGCTGAGCTAGGGTTAAGTGATGATCACAGCGGACTGCTGGAAATAACCCCCGACCTACCCCTAGGAGCCGACCTGCGGGTAGCCCTAGACCTCGATGACACCATTTTTGACATTGATCTAACCCCCAACCGCGCCGACTGCCTAGGCATGACCGGAGTGGCCAGGGAAGTCTCGGCCATTACCAAGACGCCATTCCGCGGACTACAAACAATAAACATAGGCGCGGATCGCAAGGATAGCGTAGCTGTTGAATTAGCCAGCCCAGCGGACTGCTCACGCTACTGCGGCCGAGTGATAAGAGGCATCAACCCGCAAGCCCCCACGCCCACTTGGCTGCGTGAGCGGTTGCGCCGTGCCGGGATAAGGAGCGTATCGGCGGTTGTCGATATCACCAATTACGTCATGCTCGAACTCGGCCAGCCCATGCACGCCTTCGATCTCAATAAGCTGCAACCACCGATTGTTGTGCGTCGAGCTCAGCCTAATGAAAAGCTCGAACTGCTTGGCGGCGAACAGAATGTAGAGCTCGATGAAGATGTGCTAGTCATTACCGATCAGAGTGGGCCGATCGCATTTGCTGGGGTGATGGGGGGCGCCGCTACCGCAGTGAATGACCAGACCCAAGACATATTTCTCGAAGCGGCTTTTTTCAATCCTGCTACTATCGCTGGCAGAGCTCGAAGGTACGGTTTGCACACCGACTCATCCCACCGCTTCGAGCGCGGCGTAGACTTTGCCGCTGCTGCCAAAGCCTCTGAAAGGGCCACCAGCCTTGTCTGTGAGATATGCGGCGGTTCCCCCGGACCGCTTGATGACACGTTTGATCCCAGCGCGCTGCCCCGGCGCAGTCCAATCAAACTGCGTCGCCAACGACTTGAATCACTCCTCGGCTGGTCGCTAGATGACCCAACTGTGACAAGCATGCTCGAGAGCCTGGGAACTGATCCGCAACAGCTTGATGATGGATGGCGCGTGCAGCCTCCTAGTTGGCGCTTTGACCTGGAGCGCGAAGTCGACCTGATCGAGGAGGTGGCCAGGCTCTATGGTTACAACTCCATCCCCGAGCGCCCCCTCCAGGCACCACTGCATGTGGCCTCTGCGCCCGAGCAAGAGATCGGCCCCGAGCAGCTCAAACAGACCCTTGTGGAGCGGGGCTATTACGAGGCGATAACCTACTCATTTGTTGATCCTGCCCTGCAGCAGCAAATCGACCCTGATAGTCAAGCCCTGCCCTTGGCCAATCCACTCTCCGCAGAACTAGCGGTAATGCGCACCACCCTTTGGCCTGGGCTGCTCAAAGCGGCGCAGCACAATCAACACCGCCAACATGAGCGGGTTCGTTTGTTCGAGCTGGGCGGCGTATTTTACGGTGATCTCGACAATCTAGCCCAAACCTCTCGCCTAGCGGGTGTTTGCTGCGGCCCATTGTTGAAAGAGCAGTGGGACGGTTCGCGGCGGGCAGCGGACTTTTTCGATGTAAAGGCCGATCTTGAGGCGCTGTTAGTGCGCACCGGCAATATGGACGAATTCACCTTTGTTGCTGATACAAACCCTGCCCTCCACCCCGGCCAATCAGCCCGCATTGACATGCGTGGTCAGCCGGTGGGATGGATCGGCACGCTGCACCCCGCACACGCCACGACCCTGGAACTATCCGCTAACACCGTACTGTTTGAGATCGACTACTCAGCACTTGCCGCAGCCAGGTTGCCCGAATTCCAGGCTATATCCCGTTATCCAGCGGTACGTCGCGATATAGCAGTGGTTGTAGATAATGAAATCAGCACCGATGATCTGCTGCGAGCAGCGCGCGCGCAAGCCGGTGATCTCCTCGTAGACTTGGTCCTATTCGATATTTACCGTGGCAAAGGTATCCCGGAAGGCTCTAAAAGTGTTGCCATGGGCTTGATTTTGCAGGATTATTGCCGCACGCTAACAGAAGAGGATGTAGAGCGAACTACCCAGGCCGTTTTAAAACACCTGCAGGACGAGTACCAAGCGAGCTTGAGAGGGGGATAG
- a CDS encoding phospholipase D-like domain-containing protein: MSALNWQAFIALTILAGFLLPLVFISYKKALQVGLGVVLFWLAWTLGLSALFVGYSLSGQLASFQLTLIVLVGLAGVATVYYYNRWKECSARLLEENEALRTSMRDLQDNFSAAAPAKGVRPTRLVRGTKQHRQELLQQVRSAQKRIIILSGWVTRYGFDNTMRRALRNAAKRGVKIYIGWGYKSRQEVAQSSGEATPAEKGLIELARNQKDSMTLAHFKNHSKLLLVDSACTIGSFNWLSNAFSVNDELSVIIEDPGFVEEMWTSVSKDIKRNAISEAL; encoded by the coding sequence ATGTCCGCACTAAATTGGCAAGCGTTTATTGCACTAACAATCCTGGCTGGCTTTCTACTGCCGCTCGTCTTCATCTCATACAAGAAAGCGTTGCAAGTAGGCCTCGGCGTAGTTCTCTTTTGGCTCGCATGGACGCTCGGGCTTTCAGCGCTGTTTGTTGGCTACTCCCTGAGCGGGCAGCTTGCAAGCTTCCAGCTAACGCTTATCGTCTTGGTAGGACTGGCCGGTGTCGCAACAGTTTATTATTACAATCGCTGGAAAGAGTGCAGTGCGCGCTTACTCGAGGAGAACGAGGCTTTGCGCACTTCAATGCGGGATCTACAAGATAACTTCAGTGCTGCCGCGCCTGCTAAAGGCGTCCGCCCAACTCGCCTGGTCCGCGGGACGAAGCAACACCGTCAAGAGCTTCTTCAGCAAGTTCGCTCTGCCCAGAAGCGCATCATCATCCTGAGCGGGTGGGTAACCAGATACGGCTTCGACAATACCATGCGCCGAGCTCTGCGCAATGCTGCCAAACGTGGGGTTAAAATCTACATCGGCTGGGGTTATAAGTCCCGGCAGGAAGTGGCTCAATCGTCGGGCGAGGCAACTCCGGCGGAGAAGGGCCTTATAGAACTGGCTCGTAACCAAAAGGACAGCATGACCCTTGCGCACTTCAAAAACCACTCCAAACTACTTCTGGTTGACTCGGCTTGTACCATCGGAAGCTTTAACTGGCTCTCCAACGCTTTCTCAGTCAACGATGAGTTGAGTGTGATTATAGAGGATCCAGGCTTCGTTGAAGAGATGTGGACATCGGTGTCCAAGGATATCAAGAGGAACGCCATTTCCGAGGCTCTGTAG
- the rpmI gene encoding 50S ribosomal protein L35 gives MPKMKTNRGAAKRFKVRPSGRIVRARSNHSHILTKKDPKRKRRLCELTEVHDSDAPMVRRMLAK, from the coding sequence ATGCCCAAGATGAAGACCAATCGTGGCGCAGCTAAGCGCTTCAAGGTAAGACCGTCCGGGCGGATCGTCCGTGCCCGCTCGAACCACAGTCACATCCTGACCAAAAAGGACCCGAAGCGTAAGCGTCGCCTCTGTGAGCTTACCGAGGTTCATGACAGCGACGCGCCAATGGTAAGGCGCATGCTCGCTAAGTAA
- the pheS gene encoding phenylalanine--tRNA ligase subunit alpha produces MGAAGHPDDLESLTREAEAAIDAAADPGELDSVRVTYLGKKGKLTALLKGLGRLPAEQRPEAGAAINAAKDRLNERLESRRSELERADLERRLQAERIDVSLPGRGMERGALHPVTRTLQRIEAIFAGAGYSSADGPEVEDDRHNFEALNIPAHHPARAMHDTFYFDASRLLRTHTSPVQIRVMERDGAPVRVIAPGRVYRCDSDLTHTPMFHQVEGLLVDRQVSLADLKGVLHEFLSAFFERSVAVRFRPSYFPFTEPSAEVDVECVICGGDGCRVCKQSGWLEVMGCGMVHPAVFEHVGIDPEQWTGYAFGMGVERLAMLRYGVDDLRLFFDNDLRFLGQFR; encoded by the coding sequence ATGGGGGCGGCAGGACATCCAGACGATCTGGAGAGCTTAACGCGCGAGGCCGAGGCGGCAATTGACGCAGCTGCCGATCCTGGTGAGCTTGACTCGGTCAGGGTCACTTACCTGGGCAAGAAGGGCAAGCTGACCGCCCTTCTCAAAGGTCTGGGTCGACTGCCGGCTGAGCAACGTCCAGAGGCAGGCGCGGCAATCAATGCTGCCAAGGACAGACTCAACGAGCGGCTTGAGAGTCGGCGCAGCGAACTTGAGCGCGCTGATCTTGAGCGGCGCCTGCAGGCAGAACGGATAGATGTCTCCCTGCCCGGGCGAGGGATGGAACGGGGTGCCTTGCACCCGGTTACCCGGACTTTGCAGCGCATAGAGGCGATATTCGCCGGGGCTGGATACAGCAGTGCCGACGGTCCTGAGGTTGAGGATGACCGCCATAACTTTGAGGCCCTTAACATCCCTGCCCACCATCCGGCGCGGGCCATGCACGATACCTTTTACTTCGATGCCAGTCGCCTGCTGCGCACCCACACATCGCCGGTACAAATCCGTGTCATGGAGCGCGACGGCGCTCCGGTGCGGGTTATAGCCCCGGGGCGTGTCTACCGCTGCGACTCGGACCTAACCCATACCCCGATGTTCCATCAGGTGGAGGGGCTCCTGGTAGATCGCCAAGTGAGCCTGGCTGATCTAAAAGGCGTGTTGCACGAATTCTTGAGCGCATTCTTCGAGCGCTCGGTAGCGGTACGCTTTCGCCCGTCATATTTCCCCTTTACCGAACCATCAGCCGAGGTCGATGTCGAGTGCGTAATTTGCGGCGGTGATGGCTGCCGGGTCTGCAAGCAAAGTGGCTGGCTTGAGGTGATGGGGTGCGGCATGGTCCACCCGGCGGTTTTTGAGCATGTCGGGATAGACCCTGAACAATGGACCGGTTACGCATTTGGCATGGGCGTAGAGCGCTTAGCCATGCTGCGTTATGGCGTTGATGATCTGCGCCTGTTTTTCGACAACGATCTCCGCTTCCTCGGCCAATTCCGGTGA
- the thrS gene encoding threonine--tRNA ligase, with amino-acid sequence MPNITLPDGSVKSFDNPPTIHEIATSIGSKLAKDAVAGRIDGELVDLTCTVDRDAQVEIVTAKDDDGLEIIRHSTAHLMAQAVKQLHPEMQVTIGPTVENGFYYDFAGEHSISEDQLEAIEQRMSELAEADQPVEREVWDRQAAKEFFLEQGETYKAQIIDELPEGEAVSVYRQGDFVDLCRGPHVPSTGKLKAFKLTKVAGAYWRGDQNNEMLQRLYGTAWGDRKQLKAYLQRLEEAEKRDHRRLARSLDLFHVQEESPGMVFWHPRGWQLYLTVESYIRDLMRNNGYHEVRTPMLVDRSLWERSGHWEMFASNMFVTESESRDYAVKPMNCPCHVEIYKQGLKSYRELPLRLAEFGSCHRNEPSGTLHGLMRVRGFVQDDAHIFCTEEQIQSEVRAFIDLVHTAYRHFGFNEVIIALSTRPDERVGDDAVWDKAEQALAQALEDHGLNYTVQPGEGAFYGPKIEFSLRDCLERVWQLGTIQVDFSMPGRLGAQYVDEDGERRTPVMLHRAILGSLERFIGILIEHYGGALPTWLAPVQVAVLNITDRQADYAQQIAASLREYGFRADVDLRNEKIGYKIREHTLQKVPYMLVLGDREMDTQTVAVRMRDGTDLGSMGYEELVARLQQDISHPGCNTED; translated from the coding sequence ATGCCGAACATCACACTTCCCGACGGTTCAGTCAAAAGCTTCGACAACCCTCCCACCATCCACGAAATAGCCACCTCGATCGGTAGCAAGCTGGCCAAGGACGCCGTTGCTGGGCGCATTGATGGGGAGCTAGTCGACCTCACCTGTACCGTAGACCGCGACGCTCAGGTCGAAATAGTCACCGCCAAAGATGACGACGGGCTCGAGATCATCCGCCACTCCACCGCCCACTTGATGGCGCAGGCGGTAAAACAGCTCCACCCCGAGATGCAGGTCACCATCGGCCCTACCGTCGAGAACGGCTTTTACTACGACTTTGCCGGCGAGCACAGCATATCCGAGGACCAGCTGGAGGCCATCGAACAGCGCATGAGCGAACTCGCCGAGGCTGACCAACCGGTCGAGCGGGAAGTCTGGGATCGGCAGGCGGCCAAAGAGTTCTTCCTCGAGCAAGGCGAGACCTACAAAGCGCAAATAATCGACGAACTGCCGGAGGGCGAGGCTGTCAGCGTCTACCGTCAGGGCGATTTCGTCGACCTGTGCCGCGGCCCCCATGTGCCGAGCACCGGCAAGCTCAAGGCCTTTAAGCTCACCAAGGTAGCCGGTGCCTATTGGCGTGGCGACCAGAACAATGAGATGCTCCAGCGCCTCTACGGCACCGCTTGGGGGGATCGCAAACAGCTCAAGGCCTATCTTCAGCGCCTCGAAGAGGCCGAGAAGCGCGACCATCGGCGCTTAGCCCGCAGCCTCGACCTCTTTCATGTGCAGGAAGAGTCACCTGGGATGGTCTTCTGGCACCCACGCGGTTGGCAGCTTTACCTCACCGTAGAGAGCTACATCCGCGATCTGATGCGCAACAACGGCTATCACGAAGTGCGCACCCCGATGCTCGTCGATCGCAGCCTGTGGGAGCGCTCCGGGCACTGGGAGATGTTCGCCAGCAACATGTTCGTCACCGAATCGGAATCGCGTGACTATGCGGTAAAGCCGATGAACTGCCCATGCCACGTAGAAATCTACAAGCAAGGGCTGAAGAGCTACCGTGAATTGCCGCTGCGCCTGGCCGAATTCGGCTCCTGCCATCGCAACGAGCCTTCCGGCACCCTCCACGGACTCATGCGGGTGCGCGGATTCGTGCAGGATGACGCCCATATCTTCTGCACCGAAGAGCAGATCCAGAGCGAGGTGCGCGCCTTCATTGACCTGGTGCACACCGCCTATCGCCATTTCGGCTTTAACGAGGTCATCATTGCCCTATCGACCCGCCCGGATGAGCGGGTCGGCGACGATGCCGTGTGGGACAAGGCCGAACAGGCGCTTGCCCAAGCCCTGGAAGACCACGGCCTGAACTATACCGTCCAGCCCGGCGAGGGGGCCTTTTACGGCCCCAAGATAGAGTTCTCCCTGCGTGACTGCCTGGAACGGGTCTGGCAACTCGGCACAATCCAGGTCGACTTCTCCATGCCGGGGCGTCTCGGCGCGCAGTATGTCGACGAGGACGGCGAGCGGCGCACCCCCGTTATGCTCCATCGCGCCATACTGGGCTCGCTGGAACGGTTCATCGGTATACTCATCGAACACTACGGCGGCGCCTTGCCAACCTGGCTCGCGCCGGTTCAAGTTGCAGTGCTTAACATCACTGATCGCCAGGCCGATTATGCGCAACAAATCGCCGCATCTTTAAGAGAATACGGCTTTAGAGCCGATGTTGACTTGAGGAATGAGAAAATCGGCTATAAAATCCGCGAACATACACTGCAGAAAGTGCCTTACATGCTCGTGCTCGGGGACCGGGAGATGGATACACAAACCGTAGCCGTGCGCATGCGAGATGGCACGGATCTCGGTTCCATGGGCTATGAGGAGCTGGTGGCGCGACTGCAACAAGATATTTCGCACCCCGGCTGCAATACGGAGGATTAG
- a CDS encoding radical SAM protein encodes MPARGVNQLGWADLQELLCRSQGQLDAVVFSGGEPTMQPAIFDAVKAVRDLGFKVVLHTAGSYPQLLQEALPWVDWVAMDIKGEWAHYPEVTGAANSAEKARESVEAVKASGVAYELRVLEGVG; translated from the coding sequence GTGCCAGCTCGCGGGGTGAATCAGCTGGGGTGGGCAGATCTGCAGGAGTTGCTGTGCCGTAGCCAGGGTCAGCTTGATGCGGTGGTCTTCTCCGGAGGTGAGCCGACCATGCAGCCGGCTATTTTTGATGCTGTAAAGGCGGTGCGTGATCTTGGTTTTAAAGTCGTGCTGCACACTGCTGGTAGCTACCCACAGCTGCTACAGGAGGCACTGCCGTGGGTCGATTGGGTGGCGATGGATATCAAGGGGGAGTGGGCTCATTATCCTGAGGTAACCGGCGCTGCCAATAGCGCTGAGAAAGCCAGGGAGAGTGTAGAGGCGGTGAAAGCGAGTGGTGTGGCGTATGAGTTGAGGGTGTTGGAGGGGGTTGGTTGA
- the infC gene encoding translation initiation factor IF-3, with protein sequence MNDQITVPQVRLISSEGEQVGVVATEEALAQAEEEGLDLVEIDGNAEPPVCRAMDYGKFKFEQSKKQQAARKKQKQIQVKEVKLRPGTDEGDFQVKLRNLRRFLEDGDKAKVTIRFRGREMAHQELGKRLLDRVEQELEDIAVVDQRPRMEGRLMVMMMSPRKGK encoded by the coding sequence ATAAATGACCAGATCACAGTGCCCCAGGTACGCCTCATCAGTAGTGAAGGCGAACAGGTGGGGGTAGTAGCCACTGAAGAGGCCCTCGCACAGGCGGAAGAAGAAGGGCTTGACCTAGTAGAGATCGACGGTAACGCTGAGCCCCCTGTCTGCCGAGCTATGGACTACGGCAAGTTCAAGTTCGAGCAGAGCAAGAAACAGCAGGCTGCGCGCAAGAAACAAAAGCAGATCCAGGTCAAAGAAGTTAAGCTCCGCCCCGGAACCGACGAAGGCGACTTCCAGGTAAAGCTGCGTAACTTACGCCGCTTCTTGGAGGATGGCGATAAGGCTAAGGTAACCATCAGATTCCGCGGCCGTGAGATGGCCCACCAGGAACTCGGCAAGCGCCTGCTTGATAGAGTTGAGCAAGAGCTCGAGGATATAGCAGTTGTAGACCAGCGCCCACGTATGGAGGGGCGCCTGATGGTCATGATGATGAGTCCCCGCAAGGGCAAGTAA
- the rplT gene encoding 50S ribosomal protein L20 has translation MARVKRGVESRAKHKKVLKAAKGYYGMRRKSFRIARQQVIKSGQYAYRDRRQRKREFRQLWIQRINAAARQNGLSYSRMMNGLHQAGIEVDRKQLADIAVNDPQAFTALAERAQGALAS, from the coding sequence ATGGCAAGAGTAAAGCGTGGCGTTGAAAGTCGCGCCAAACACAAGAAGGTTCTCAAGGCGGCCAAAGGCTACTATGGCATGCGGCGCAAGTCGTTCCGTATTGCTCGTCAGCAGGTCATCAAATCCGGTCAGTACGCCTATCGGGACCGCCGTCAACGCAAGCGTGAGTTTCGCCAGCTGTGGATCCAGCGTATCAATGCGGCTGCCCGCCAAAACGGCCTTTCCTATAGCCGCATGATGAATGGCTTGCACCAAGCCGGCATAGAAGTCGATCGTAAGCAACTGGCCGATATAGCCGTAAACGATCCACAAGCGTTTACCGCCCTGGCAGAGCGGGCGCAGGGCGCCCTGGCCAGCTAA